The DNA window gtggcttcttcattttgttcatcttcatctgtaACTGTTGATtgtacatgtgaaggaattggtatgagttctatggacTCATCAACCCTCTCTGACTTCTCAATGATTTCTGGATTTATCCCATTCTGACCctcgaagaacacaacatctttgcatctaacaattctcttcttttctgggtcccataatctgtacccaaattcctcatttccatacccaaggaaaatacatggaattgctttatcatccaacttggatctttgctcctttgaaatatgcacatatgctttgcatccaaacacccttagatgcgagtatgaaatattcttcttagaccatacactttctggcatttcaaacttcaaaggaacAGAGGGTGACCTGTTTATGCGATAACAGGCTGTGCGAACTGCTTCtccccaaaactgttttggcaactttgccatcttcagcatgcatctcaccttttctacaatggtgcgattcattctctcagccacaccattgtgctgcggagttccaggcactgtcttctcatgtcgaataccaTATTTGGTACAGTATGCTTTAAATTCTttggaggtatactctcccccgttatcagagcgaaAACATTTCAGCTTACTGgctgtctctctttctaccatgacatggaactcttgaaagtaattgaaTATCTTGTCTtttattctcataaaataaacccacacctttctagacgcatcatcaataaatattaaaaaatatcgattgccacccaatgactccacttcaaaaggaccacacacatcagaataaatcaagtctaacacattatgttttctttctgatgtttgactaaaagagactcgatgttgcttaccaaatgggcagtagtcgcatagatccagaacctcatctttggttgaggggatgtgcagcttcctcaccagaattcgcagccctttctcactcatgtggccaaggcgttgatgccacagagttagagagctttcagcttgtactgcattcagatcatctttgagtaccttcacatgtgttctgtacaatgagtgccacgacttcccttttgctacaatcattgatcctttgctgagtttccattcaccaccaccaagataatgcttgaatccatctttgtccaatgcatcaccttatatcaaatttagacgcaaatcaggaatatgccgcacatctttcagtgttaaccgatgcccctgttctgtctgcaaataaatgtcaccaatacccacaatgcttgagtgactagtattacccatcttcactgtaccaagatctccagccttgtacgtggtgaagaactctttattcggtgtagcatgatagcaagcacctgtatcaactatccactcaacttcttggtgatcttctacatgtagatattgttcattttcacaagaaagaataactacatcctctgcagttactgtggctgtggtatttctgttttcatcatctttcttctgatttttgtcttcattctgtagtcttttccaggctctacaatttttcttcatgtgaccttctttaccacagtgataacattctcttcccttagattttgatctgcctaTGGACTTtctatggcctcttgattgttgtcggtattcagctcttcccctgttctctgtgacaagggcctgtgcactatttgtattagttgacttccttcttgtctctcattgaacaagctgctagtaactatactcatagtaagaacaccattcggagctgcattactgactgtcacaaccaatgtctcccaactgtcgGGCAATGATCCCAAGAGCAATAAAGCTTGCAACTCATCTTCTAAGAtcatctccatcactgacaattgattaatcaagctctggaaatcatttaaatgctcagcaacacctgcaccttctctgaatttcagatttatTAACTTTCGAATTagaaacgctttgttacctgctgttttctgctcatacaatgactccagcttcttccacaactcatgtgcactcttttcacttgctacatggtggtaCACGCTATCATCAAGCCACTGTCTGATTGTGTCAACTGCTTTCCTgttcaattttgtccaatcactgtcagacatatcttttggcttcgcactatcttcttcaaccggctcatacaagtctttacagtaaaggatatcctccatcttggatttccaaatctgccagttattatttgtcaacctgatcattgtgctattgtcttccatctcaacctacaaaagcactcttcaaaataaacctaacagctctgataccacttgttgggaattttgaaatgaagattacttttatactgtaatctagcaatgtgagatgggtaaatgcacaggttatccaagtctaaaatagaagatcaaacacagaacaaaacaacaccagatttacgtggaaaaccctttcaacctggagggtaaaaaccacggggccaaccaacaaatttcactataacCCAAATTAAAGAACATCAATTGTTATACATCAAACGTTTTAAAGTGAAATTCATTGCTAGACATGAGGTTTGTTTTTTTGGTAGTGTTGTTTGTGTCAACTCCTGAACAAATTATCCTATGAATGATACCTTATATATACATTATGCAAATTATAgcaaatgaaacaaattttgTAGTGATCCTTAACGTTTATTGTACACCCCtcttttattaagttttttacgTCTTCAATCCTATAAATGATAAACAAACTTtgttaatctaaataaaaatgaaaattcatAACATATTTTGACCAATAAATGTAATGGTCTACGACTTAATTAGAGTTTTAGGTAATTATTTGTTTAGTAAAATAcaataaagaaattaaacttGTAATAATTTAGGGGAAAAAAATAAGGTGAGGCCTAACCTTTATAATGTTCAGCTCCAAAGCCATCTGGAGTCTgaacaaaatcttttttaaatatatatatattaaaaactataTGTTGGGACCCTTGGGGAAGGGCTTACCAACTAtgggaaatttgacaaaataatcCTAATAATGGCGGCAGACTtgataaagtttaaaaaaaaaaacttttcgaTCAAAATACAATTTCGTGTTACGCGACGACGCATACATTCTCGTGACACGGCGCAAATGTCgcctttaatatttattatattttccctatttttttctttctttcttctgcTCTTCTTCCtattctctcttctctctaAACTTTAAGAGGTGAACGAAAACGACGAGCACAGCGATACACAACAACGAAAGACAATCATGAGCGATGAATCTTTGGTGCTCATTTTCGTGAAACTTCCCAGATCCGGGAGCGATGGAGTCTTTGGTGCCATAGGTGCCTCCATTGGAAGATAAACATGCTTCAAGTTGGCGAAGAGAAACTATACTCATATGCTTTCAAACGTTGGCTTAGACCCGAGGTTTGATCTCTTTTTCCTTCTATCTATCTCAATCTACCATGATTGCGTGTTTTCAGCTACCTTGACATATACAATTCCAATACCAATACGTAGGTTTGTTAATACTTTTCGCTATTTGACTTTTATTATTAGCCTTTCTTTGTTTTCTAAAGAGATTTTCACATTAATACGTTTTTGTGTTACCATAATATAGGTTTATCCATTATTTCCAAGCTTCGCGTCAAGCAAAAGTTGGTTGGGATAGTTCCATGATAGAGTAGGCTCATCATGTAGGAGTAACATGGCTTTCTTGGACCTCTTCTATTCAGAAGCTGGTGTCTGGTGAATGTGATAATACTGTGAAAATATGAAAGCTAACATCATCTAGATTATGGGAGATAGATTGCTTTCCTGCCTTGAAGATGCATGATGATTGGGTGAGAGATGTTTTGTGAGCGCCTAATTTGGGGCTTGTTAAGTCTAGCATTGCTAGTGCTTGAGTGGCAAGAAAGCAATGTCAATGCTACTGGTGATCAATAGTTTTTAAGGTTCATATTTGTCTTTAAAACTCTATGAATTCTTCAATTTTCGAGTTTGAATACTTTTGTTTGTTGAATTTTTCTTGACAAATTTATTGGGCTCGAATTTAGGTTATTGTTGACCAGGTTTGTTCAGTTATTTGGCTATATATCGAGACAGTTCTTAATagaccattttattttataatatatcaatCAATTGCATCATATATAATAAGGTTGATTTGTCAATTCTTtatctaattttgaaaatgtaaataCAAAATCAATTACATATAACCCAATACAAAGAATGTATTAAAAGACATAAAGGTCTTATAATTGAGAACACAATTGAATTGTGGATAAATGCAACATATCACAATATTAAAGAACAATATCAAGcctaaaataataacaaatgaaCATGCTTCAATCATTTTGAGCTactttatatttgaaaaaagaaataattccATCCCAAAACTAATATATCTCCAATGCAGTCAATTTTGAGTTCATACGGGGAAAGATGCTTAAACCTAGGCTTAAGgacaattttgttttattatggtAAGCATAAAACATTGATTTTGATCTATCATTAAAATGCAATTACAAATGTAGAGGTACATGCATATAGCTAGGTTGTTGATATCAACTTAAATACAATCAACAAACCCAAtctcatatattaaaataaccaaTCTCACCTTGAACACAATATTAACATCTTAGTAGTTAAACAAGATGTTGTCATTTTATATAAGAGTCATTACATGACACCATTAATGCATAACTGAACAAATGTAAAGTTtctcttattctttaattaCAATCTTATCTAGGCAGTTCAACCACCTTAGATCCTAAGGTTGACTAACATAATGTCAACAACCATGATTACAACATTAACTTTTCTTATAGTCATTTATTCAACTGCCCTAGTAGTTTCACACAAGATTATGATTCTCGAACGAGTAGTTTTAAAGACAAACGATGTGGAGAAACAAGACCGCGCAAGGCATGCAAAGATGGGCATAGTTAATTTTACTGTTGTTGTCTATGATCCAGCCAAGCAAGGGTAAGTATATgtagttaattaatttctacATTACTTAAAACACTCCATTTAGTCATTTACTAATTAATGTTCCTTCAGGTTGTATTACACGACGATAAAACTAGGCTCTCCCGCTAAAGAATTTCATGTACAAATTGACACGGGGGAGTGACGCGTTGTGGGTGAGCTGCCCCGTAAAATCTAAAGTGGGTGTAAGTTtctatgtatttttatttttttactaaccagaaaattaatttttaagttagacttaatttaagtaattaaacTAGCCCATGCATGCCCCaattaatactaaatttaacTAGAGGTAAATAacagtatatatttatttatttattagagaGTTTGAATTGTGggtattttctttttgttaaaatcaaacttaaataataatacaaaaataaaatatttcatgaaAGTATAACGACTGTTTTAAATAATGTAGAAAACTAAGAGGTTACAATTAGAATTAtgtttagtatataaaagaaataaaattcaaatccaGCCCTAGTTTATGCTATTCCCAAATCTTGTAAATCAAAATTCTTGTTCTTCTCCATTGTTTCCAATCAAATCAATGGGGGTGAATCGATTTTACTATTAGATtatatgtatgattttttaCTATTTGTTAGCTCAATTCAAACGGTGATATGGGCGAAACTCTTTACTAAGTTTAATCAAGGTGAATTTGCAGTTTGAGCCTAATTTCTATGATATTGCAACTTCATCTTCTGCTTCAACCATCTCTTGTTACGACCCATTATGCATTCCCGCCGGCGTTCAATGTGCCAATGAGAGTAATCCATGTCCGTTTGGGATTAAATATGAAGACGGGAATGTGGCGTTTGGTTACTATGTAACCGACTTGTTGCATTTCGATGCAATTAATCCACATTCTTTGGCGGTGGAAAACTCTTCTGCTAGAATTCTTTTTGCGTAAGAAGATTAATATGATTTTCACTTATgggtttatcttcttcttctctttacTGAATGTTTGTGGTTTACAGGTGTAGCACATTTCTGAAGGGCATGTTAACTAGGGAAAACCGAGCTGTGGATGGGATATTGGGACTTAGTTACGCTCATCCATCCACTATTTCACAACTGGAAAATAAAGGGATTATCCCAAGAAAGTTCTCACATTGTTTTGGAAGAGATAACCGAGGGGTGCTGATTATGGATGGAAACTTTAAGGAGACAACAGGAATTGTCTATACTCCCCTAATGCCATCCTCGTATGTAATCCTTCCTGTCTttgtaattaatatgttttggTATCTGCTATTTACTTCTTGGTTAAATAACAAGAGCCACTGCCATTTCTATCTAGAACACATCACCGTGAATGGGCAGCCTTTACCCATCAATCCAAGTGTCTATAATGCATTAAGTGGTGTAAGAACCATAATGGACACTGGAACAGTTCTGGCATATCTTATTCCAGAAACCTACGATGCCTTGATAAATGCTGTAAGTTAACTTGTAAGATGTTCAATCATTTACATTGTTGGATGCTTACTTCATattgtaatttgaattttacaGATAGATGCCACAGTTACACAGCAAGAAAATGATGTGGTCTATAATTCTGTTGGAACCCGGTGTTATAATAGGTAGTCTGATCATTTCATCGCTCTATTATTGGGACCAAATTATTATTGACTCATTCTCATTTTTTATGTAGCGGATTGACATATTGCCACAAGTTTCATTCAACTTTGCCGGCAACGCTTCTTTGGTTTTGACGCCGCTTGACTACATTACAGATTTCCATCCCATTATTGTGAGATCTTGAATAGCAAATATGCAATACTCTTTTaactttttctctctttttttggTTGAAAAAATGCAATACCTAACTTATTATGTGGTTATCTTCATGGATATTTGTTTGTCAATGGACGGTGTCCCAACAATTTGCATTGGATTTCAGAAGCTTGTAGATGCAAAGTTGATCATCTTAGGAGGTTTGTTTAGAAACAATAGAATGTCATGaacaatttaattgttttttcttaagTTTTGGTAGTATCATTTCTTGAGTTGTTGTATGTTTTACTTTCAGATCttgttaaaatttgttatttgtaCTTTTAATTACATTATCATGTTCACACCATCATAGTAAAAATCTAAGATTGTTTGCCATCTTTAGTGTCTTCATTAActcatttgattatattttcaCCACAGTTAATGGAAAATTACGTGCATATTAAACACCTTTTATGCTATcaaattaaaccctaaactttTTAGTTTCCAGTTTCTAAGGCTATCAATAACCCAACTGGttgaaatgatataaaatattaatcgCAAGTCATAGAGTCGGATATGGTACATTATAGATACTTCTTCTTGGGTGAAAGGGGTGGTGGTGATGGTTAGATAAAAATGAATTGTTTATAACTTACAACAACTATATAGGTTATTTTCCGATTCGTGATATTCCATAAGAACTTGAGTAGGAAGGGTTTTCTCTCGCGGATATTCATACCATCTGCATTTTCACTTAGAAACCATTCTGGTGCCCTAGCCTTTGAAACTCCGACTCTATGACTTTGGCTATCTTTTTGTCGTCTGAATTGGGTTCTGGAAACTCCACGTGAATGGACCCTTGCTTGACGATGGGTGCTGTGGATTCAATTAGTTGGGCTTCATGTTTCAAATAGCTATACATCTGCTGCTGAAAGGGGTGATCCAGTGAAAAACAACTGACTGTGCCATTTTGTGAATGGCGTGCCGATCCAGAGCCTTCTTTTTTACAAAAATGTGGGAGAGATTCATAATCCATTATCTGCACTCATTAAATAAACAACAATAAGATCTAGTTATATATctgattttgtaaaaataattaaaaatgattcaAGAACATATTTCTTTCCTACACCTAACTTTTTTACTCAATCAATGCCTCATTATTTGGCATAAGCTGTCAATCAATCAGCCAAAAAGAAATACTGAACTTTTGTATTTTGACTAATGAAAAGGGTATATGATTCTCCAATATCACTAACTAATAATCCTATGctttatgtaaaataataattttgggacttgggttattttctttaagagcttgtttaatcttgggttatttaaaaaaaaaactgttatCACATCATTAATCTTTTCAATCATTAAATGATCAAAAGCCCCAgcttttcatcaaacaagattttgattttataacctaattccttttcaaataaactcatatcaaacaagctccaaggaGGGTAACCCAACGTTACACCAGCAAgtacctttttttttaaaattgtcaaCTTCTCAAGTACTAATATCTAGTCACATATAAAAATGAGAACCTGGAGAAAGTCACATATCTGGACAGGCAATCATATTCTATATGGAAAAGAAAGCTCGCTAAAGAATGCAGGCTTAAAAACTAACTTagagaatattttaaaagaagtaCCTTCAATAAATCTTCTGTCCCACAGCCTTGCAGCACCTGGACTCTATTTCTTGTTCTTTCTTGCAAAAGTGGCTTAACAACCTGCGCCAAAATTTTAAGGTGTTGTAGGAAACTATCTAATAAATCAATCTTCAATtcttaatcaaacaaaacacaAGTGAACCTTCCAGCATGCTGAAAATATGTAAGGTGCATTCACTATATAGTATATCTCTGTCTTCTCTGGATAGTTCAGGTCATCAATGGTAGAAACAACAGTTAACAGCTGAAAGGAAATGAAGAGGTAAATATAGGTTAACAGCTGAAAGGAAATGAAAAGGTAATTTCCAGAGCAAGCCATCTAACGTCCAATATTATATCAACAAATGTGTATAGCTTGGTACCTTAATTTGGTTTAGTGCAGAAAGCTTTAAACCAGTCATATCAAGAATCTTAACGCACGTGCCAATATATCGTCCAAATTTAATTGTTGCAGATGGCTATAagacaaacaaaaaaacaatatgTTAGGAATGAGATATGCCAATAggaaaatcaatagaaaaatTTATGCAAAGGCATACTAACCAAGATAACACGATCCCTGTATTCATTCATTTGAATGTGTGATTGAACATAATAGTTCACCTAAAAGTAAGACATGAAAATAGGTCAGTTAAATCTTGTAAAACAAACATGGTTTACTAAAATTTCCCATTTATTTTCCTTAATCAAATTACACATCATTGTGTAGAAAACATAGAGAAATGGAAAGATTGAGGTGAAAGTTAgaatatttggaaaataaaCAATGATCCAGACATATCAGATGAGATTCAGGAAATTTAACCAGGCTAAGAAAATAGGTTGGTAGTCTTCTTACAGATGCTTTGTCGTATGTGCTGAGCCCTACACCAACAGCAATAACAGGAAGACCCTGCATACAAGttagaaaatgagaaaaattaagaaaaacaaatattgcaTGCGGGAATAAATGGAGAGTTGGCTGTTTGTGATTGATTCTTGATGATGAGATATAGATATG is part of the Impatiens glandulifera chromosome 1, dImpGla2.1, whole genome shotgun sequence genome and encodes:
- the LOC124936999 gene encoding aspartic proteinase 36-like; the encoded protein is MSTTMITTLTFLIVIYSTALVVSHKIMILERVVLKTNDVEKQDRARHAKMGIVNFTVVVYDPAKQGLYYTTIKLGSPAKEFHFEPNFYDIATSSSASTISCYDPLCIPAGVQCANESNPCPFGIKYEDGNVAFGYYVTDLLHFDAINPHSLAVENSSARILFACSTFLKGMLTRENRAVDGILGLSYAHPSTISQLENKGIIPRKFSHCFGRDNRGVLIMDGNFKETTGIVYTPLMPSSYVILPVFPLPINPSVYNALSGVRTIMDTGTVLAYLIPETYDALINAIDATVTQQENDVRIDILPQVSFNFAGNASLVLTPLDYITDFHPIIVRS
- the LOC124921776 gene encoding phosphatidylinositol/phosphatidylcholine transfer protein SFH2-like — encoded protein: MDMITEDMIKQLCKLMEGVDEDQKNTFKILQQGYPSETLKRFLLARDGNVVKAHKMLVDCLNWRIQSEVDSILSKPIVPTQLYRSIRDSQLMGVSGYSKQGLPVIAVGVGLSTYDKASVNYYVQSHIQMNEYRDRVILPSATIKFGRYIGTCVKILDMTGLKLSALNQIKLLTVVSTIDDLNYPEKTEIYYIVNAPYIFSACWKVVKPLLQERTRNRVQVLQGCGTEDLLKIMDYESLPHFCKKEGSGSARHSQNGTVSCFSLDHPFQQQMYSYLKHEAQLIESTAPIVKQGSIHVEFPEPNSDDKKIAKVIESEFQRLGHQNGF